In a single window of the Streptomyces sp. NBC_00353 genome:
- a CDS encoding dihydrolipoyl dehydrogenase family protein, protein MTDADAVKNAEYDVVVIGAGPVGENVADRTRAAGLSTAVVEAELVGGECSYWACIPSKALLRPVVARADARRVPGLSGAVQGPLDAAAVLAHRDWYVADWHDDGQVAWLEGVGADLYRGQGRLAGTKQVSVTTPDGTEHRLTARHAVAVCTGSRAVVPDLPGVADARPWTSREATSAKEVPARLVIVGGGVVGVEMATVYQALGAEVTMLIRGKGLLPKMEPFAGELVAEALTEAGADIRTGVSATSVNRTAPDGPVTVELDNGEIVEADEILFATGRAPRTDDLGLETVALKPGSWLPVDDSCRVEGSNWLYAVGDVNHRALLTHQGKYQARIAGAAIAARAQGAPQATGRWGAHTATADHAAVPQVVFTDPEAASVGLTLAGAERAGHRVRAVDYDLAAVSGSGLYASGYRGRARMVVDLDREILLGVTFVGPGIGELLHSATVAVAGEVPIDRLWHAVPAFPTISEVWLRLLEAYRG, encoded by the coding sequence ATGACAGATGCTGATGCTGTGAAGAACGCCGAATACGACGTCGTGGTGATCGGCGCGGGGCCGGTGGGGGAGAACGTGGCGGACCGGACCCGCGCGGCCGGGCTGAGTACGGCGGTCGTCGAGGCGGAGCTGGTCGGCGGAGAATGCTCGTACTGGGCCTGTATTCCCAGCAAGGCCCTGCTGCGCCCGGTCGTCGCCCGTGCGGACGCGCGCAGGGTCCCCGGTCTCAGCGGCGCCGTGCAGGGCCCGCTGGACGCGGCTGCGGTCCTTGCCCACCGTGACTGGTACGTCGCGGACTGGCACGACGACGGGCAGGTCGCCTGGTTGGAGGGCGTCGGTGCGGATCTCTACCGGGGCCAGGGACGTCTGGCCGGTACGAAACAGGTCTCCGTCACCACCCCCGACGGCACCGAACACCGGCTCACCGCGCGGCACGCCGTCGCCGTCTGCACCGGCAGCCGCGCCGTGGTTCCCGACCTGCCCGGAGTCGCCGATGCCCGCCCCTGGACCAGCCGGGAGGCGACCAGCGCGAAGGAGGTCCCGGCCCGCCTGGTGATCGTCGGCGGTGGGGTCGTCGGCGTGGAGATGGCCACCGTCTATCAGGCGCTCGGCGCCGAGGTCACGATGCTGATCCGTGGCAAGGGCCTGCTGCCGAAGATGGAGCCGTTCGCGGGTGAGCTGGTCGCCGAGGCGCTGACCGAGGCCGGAGCCGACATCCGTACCGGCGTATCGGCCACCTCCGTCAACCGCACAGCCCCGGACGGCCCCGTCACCGTCGAACTGGACAACGGCGAGATCGTCGAGGCCGACGAGATCCTCTTCGCCACCGGCCGCGCACCGCGCACCGACGACCTGGGGCTGGAGACGGTGGCCCTGAAGCCCGGATCCTGGCTCCCGGTCGACGACAGCTGCCGTGTAGAGGGCAGTAACTGGCTCTACGCCGTCGGCGACGTCAATCACCGGGCGCTCCTCACCCATCAGGGCAAGTACCAGGCCCGTATCGCGGGTGCCGCGATCGCCGCCCGCGCCCAGGGCGCCCCGCAGGCGACCGGTCGCTGGGGCGCCCACACCGCGACCGCCGACCACGCGGCCGTCCCCCAGGTGGTCTTCACCGACCCGGAGGCCGCCTCCGTCGGTCTCACCCTCGCCGGGGCGGAGCGGGCCGGCCATCGCGTACGTGCCGTCGACTACGACCTCGCCGCGGTCTCGGGCTCCGGCCTCTACGCGAGCGGTTACCGGGGCCGCGCCCGCATGGTCGTCGACCTCGACCGGGAGATCCTGCTCGGCGTCACCTTCGTCGGGCCGGGCATCGGCGAGCTGTTGCATTCGGCGACCGTCGCGGTCGCGGGCGAGGTTCCCATCGACCGGCTCTGGCACGCGGTCCCTGCCTTCCCCACGATCAGCGAGGTCTGGCTGCGCCTGCTGGAGGCGTACCGCGGCTGA